One window of Desulfobacterales bacterium genomic DNA carries:
- a CDS encoding zinc ribbon domain-containing protein, whose amino-acid sequence MAFETKEQVLEKIIAQERPVCPHCKEEMKLWEVPPVAFSDGLGWGTPYLYLCFNDDCPLYIQGWKNIQENYGHTSSYRCMCYPGTDTFECMPVFSSMGGTAQIIDEQVVAQQEVLKEAIKKGFSVLAETYVKKDWSTTLSLLMDPTQPVRVRVKAAEIVGDIGELDAIEPIRNQKFGNDVLQTRVNEAVKKIHERYFTRECPFCAEIIKKRADICKHCSREVAGQ is encoded by the coding sequence ATGGCTTTTGAAACCAAAGAACAGGTATTGGAAAAGATCATAGCCCAGGAACGACCGGTTTGTCCGCATTGCAAAGAAGAAATGAAACTTTGGGAAGTCCCGCCGGTAGCCTTCAGCGACGGTCTCGGCTGGGGGACCCCGTATTTATATTTGTGTTTCAATGACGACTGTCCGCTTTATATCCAGGGATGGAAAAATATTCAAGAAAATTACGGTCATACCTCTTCATACCGCTGCATGTGTTATCCGGGTACGGACACGTTTGAATGCATGCCGGTCTTTAGTTCCATGGGGGGGACAGCTCAAATCATCGACGAGCAGGTTGTCGCCCAGCAGGAGGTTCTTAAGGAAGCCATTAAAAAGGGGTTTTCAGTTCTGGCCGAGACTTACGTCAAAAAGGACTGGTCTACGACACTGAGCCTGTTGATGGACCCGACCCAGCCGGTCCGGGTCCGGGTAAAGGCCGCCGAAATCGTCGGAGACATCGGCGAGCTGGATGCGATTGAACCCATCCGGAACCAAAAATTCGGCAATGATGTTCTTCAGACCAGAGTCAACGAGGCTGTTAAAAAGATACATGAAAGATATTTTACCCGGGAATGCCCGTTCTGCGCGGAAATCATCAAAAAACGGGCCGATATTTGCAAGCATTGCAGCCGGGAGGTTGCCGGTCAATAA